The following are encoded in a window of Pseudomonas graminis genomic DNA:
- a CDS encoding monovalent cation/H+ antiporter subunit D, with product MSVMNQLIVAPILLPVLTAALVLWLGEKHRPLKARINLFSTGLGLAIAITLMMWVQKTGTTGSIGVYLPGNWEAPFGIVLVVDHLSALMLVLTGIVAFSALLFALARWDRAGASFHALFQIQLMGLYGAFLTADLFNLFVFFEVLLAASYGLMLHGSGRARVSAGLHYITINLLASSLFLIGAALIYGVTGTLNLADLAVKIPQVPDGDLGLLHAGAAILAVAFLAKAGMWPLNFWLVPAYSAASAPVAALFAIMTKVGFYTLLRLWTLLFSGQAGASAFFGGDWLIWGGMATVTVAAISVVAAQRLERMASLSILVSAGILLSAVGFAQPSLTAGALFYLVSSTLALSALFLLAELIERSRSANDIALDDDADQLPKALESLHPVPGTNLDDEQKAVVGHVIPWTMAFLGLSFIACALLIIGMPPLSGFLGKLTLISALLNPLGLDVAKAEAIRGDSWTLVALLIISGLTSLFAFVRVGIKRFWTPQEHAAPLLRLNECLPIALLVGCAIVLTFKAQALLHYTQDTAQALHDPQQYVLSVKAARPIPGPASAAAEVQP from the coding sequence ATGAGTGTGATGAATCAACTGATCGTCGCGCCGATCCTGTTGCCGGTGCTCACCGCTGCGCTGGTGCTGTGGCTCGGCGAGAAACACCGCCCGCTGAAAGCGCGGATCAACCTGTTCTCCACCGGCCTTGGCTTGGCGATCGCCATCACGCTGATGATGTGGGTGCAGAAAACCGGCACCACCGGTTCCATCGGCGTGTACCTGCCGGGCAACTGGGAAGCGCCGTTCGGCATCGTGCTGGTGGTCGATCACTTGTCAGCATTGATGCTGGTGCTGACCGGCATCGTCGCCTTCAGCGCGCTGCTCTTCGCCCTCGCCCGCTGGGATCGCGCCGGCGCCAGCTTCCACGCCCTGTTTCAGATTCAGCTCATGGGGCTGTATGGCGCGTTTCTCACCGCCGACCTGTTCAACCTGTTCGTGTTCTTCGAAGTCCTGCTGGCCGCATCCTACGGCCTGATGCTGCACGGCTCGGGACGGGCGCGGGTGTCGGCGGGCCTGCATTACATCACCATCAACCTGCTGGCCTCGTCGCTGTTTCTGATCGGCGCGGCGCTGATCTACGGCGTCACCGGCACGCTGAACCTGGCCGACCTGGCGGTGAAAATTCCTCAGGTGCCGGACGGCGATTTGGGCTTGCTGCACGCAGGCGCGGCCATTCTGGCGGTCGCGTTTCTGGCCAAGGCCGGCATGTGGCCGCTGAATTTCTGGCTGGTGCCGGCGTATTCCGCTGCCAGCGCACCGGTGGCGGCGCTGTTCGCGATCATGACCAAAGTCGGCTTCTACACCCTGCTGCGGTTGTGGACGCTGCTGTTTTCCGGTCAGGCCGGCGCCTCGGCGTTCTTCGGCGGGGACTGGCTGATCTGGGGCGGCATGGCGACCGTTACTGTGGCGGCGATTTCCGTGGTGGCTGCCCAGCGCTTGGAGCGCATGGCCAGTCTGAGCATTCTGGTGTCGGCGGGCATTCTGCTCTCGGCGGTCGGTTTCGCGCAGCCGAGCCTGACCGCTGGCGCGCTGTTTTATCTGGTCAGCTCGACATTGGCGCTGAGCGCGCTGTTCCTGCTGGCGGAGCTGATCGAACGCTCGCGCTCGGCCAACGACATCGCCCTCGACGACGACGCCGACCAGTTGCCCAAGGCGCTGGAGTCGCTGCACCCGGTGCCGGGCACGAACCTGGATGACGAGCAGAAAGCCGTGGTCGGCCACGTGATCCCGTGGACCATGGCGTTTCTGGGCTTGAGTTTCATTGCCTGCGCGCTATTGATCATCGGCATGCCGCCGCTGTCGGGTTTCCTTGGCAAGCTGACGCTGATCAGCGCCCTGCTCAATCCGCTGGGCCTTGATGTGGCGAAGGCCGAAGCCATTCGCGGTGACAGTTGGACGCTGGTGGCCCTGCTGATTATTTCCGGCTTGACGTCGCTGTTTGCGTTTGTGCGTGTAGGCATCAAGCGTTTCTGGACGCCTCAGGAACACGCGGCGCCGCTGCTGCGGCTCAACGAATGCCTGCCGATCGCCTTGCTGGTGGGTTGCGCCATTGTGCTGACGTTCAAGGCTCAAGCGCTGTTGCACTACACCCAGGACACCGCACAGGCGCTGCATGATCCGCAGCAATACGTGCTGTCAGTCAAGGCAGCCAGACCGATACCGGGGCCTGCTTCGGCAGCGGCGGAGGTGCAGCCATGA
- a CDS encoding Na+/H+ antiporter subunit E, with the protein MKRLFPAPLLSLCLWGLWLLLNLSLSPGNLLLGALLGFFAPYIFAPLRPSPSRIRKPGVALRLFLLVGRDVVVSNLAVAWGVLRAGRRPPRSAFVKVPLELHDAHGLAALAMICTVVPGTVWSELALDRSVLLMHVFDLDDEARFIAHFKSTYERPLMEIFQ; encoded by the coding sequence ATGAAGCGCCTGTTTCCCGCGCCGCTGTTATCGCTGTGCCTGTGGGGTTTGTGGCTGTTGCTCAATTTGTCCCTGAGCCCGGGCAACCTGCTGCTGGGCGCACTGCTCGGCTTTTTCGCGCCCTACATTTTCGCGCCGTTGCGCCCGTCGCCGTCGCGAATTCGCAAACCCGGTGTCGCCCTGCGCCTGTTCCTGCTGGTCGGTCGCGATGTGGTGGTGTCCAATCTGGCCGTCGCCTGGGGCGTGCTGCGCGCAGGGCGTCGTCCGCCCCGCTCGGCTTTCGTCAAGGTCCCGCTGGAGCTTCACGATGCCCACGGTCTGGCGGCGCTGGCGATGATCTGCACGGTGGTGCCGGGCACGGTCTGGTCCGAACTGGCGCTGGATCGCAGCGTGCTGCTGATGCACGTGTTCGACCTGGACGACGAAGCGCGCTTCATCGCGCATTTCAAAAGCACGTACGAACGGCCACTGATGGAGATTTTCCAATGA
- a CDS encoding DUF2789 domain-containing protein, translated as MEIMTPSLELLFEQLGLESDEASIDAFVSEHQLPEGVKVSEAEFWTPNQGALLKEKIQLDDDWAPIVDELNVLLHTPT; from the coding sequence ATGGAAATCATGACACCGTCGCTTGAGCTGTTGTTTGAACAACTGGGGCTGGAGTCCGATGAGGCCAGCATCGACGCATTCGTCTCCGAGCATCAGCTGCCTGAAGGTGTGAAAGTGTCCGAAGCCGAGTTCTGGACGCCGAATCAAGGTGCGCTGCTCAAGGAAAAAATCCAGCTGGATGACGATTGGGCGCCCATCGTCGACGAGCTGAACGTGTTGCTGCACACACCGACCTGA
- a CDS encoding methyl-accepting chemotaxis protein, translating to MAWFDVSVYVSLPVALLVLWLPALFAKRTPETVAGTSEDGMTRLTQDLSRSTSHNALSAAAVAFSVRQLAGKLQSQVNAAEQIVSSADVMITTERATSTLSQQALSAASQARESSGAGLSVLNESIGLMHQLSERADSSRELIEALSQRSEDIQRVTAVIQSIASQTNLLALNAAIEAARAGEHGRGFAVVADEVRGLAGRTATATNEVGEMVVDIQQRTRQVVEQIRQLSGDLSGGVAQVESTGKQLANIAELAVGVEQQVGEIARGAQTNQEQLSSLFVAVEQMRSDLAVSDDQTRRLAQSALQMEEQAETISERLAQVGLDDYHQRIYDLAREGAGQIAAKFEQDIDQGRVSLTDLFDRTYQPIANTSPAKYQTRFDRYTDQTLPAIQEPLLTRHEGLVFAIACTQQGYVPTHNQVFSRPLTGDTAVDAINNRTKRKFDDRTGIRCGSHQQPVLLQTYTRDTGELMHDLSVPIIVKGRHWGGLRLGYRPEKS from the coding sequence ATGGCCTGGTTCGATGTATCTGTCTATGTGAGTCTGCCCGTTGCGCTGTTGGTCTTGTGGTTACCAGCGCTGTTCGCCAAACGAACGCCAGAGACCGTGGCAGGTACGAGCGAAGACGGCATGACACGTCTGACCCAGGATCTGTCCCGAAGCACCAGTCACAACGCGTTGTCTGCTGCGGCCGTAGCGTTTTCCGTCAGGCAACTGGCGGGCAAGCTGCAGTCCCAGGTCAATGCGGCCGAGCAAATCGTCAGCAGCGCTGATGTGATGATCACCACCGAGCGCGCCACGTCGACCCTGAGCCAGCAAGCGCTCAGCGCCGCCAGTCAGGCGCGGGAGAGCAGCGGTGCCGGGCTCAGCGTCCTCAATGAATCCATTGGTCTGATGCACCAACTGAGTGAACGGGCCGACAGCAGCCGTGAACTGATCGAAGCACTCAGCCAGCGCAGCGAAGACATTCAGCGTGTCACGGCGGTGATCCAGTCCATCGCCAGCCAGACCAATCTGCTCGCCCTGAACGCTGCCATCGAAGCCGCGCGCGCCGGTGAACACGGCCGTGGCTTTGCCGTGGTGGCCGATGAAGTGCGCGGGCTGGCCGGGCGCACCGCGACGGCGACCAATGAGGTAGGGGAGATGGTGGTTGATATTCAGCAGCGCACCCGTCAGGTGGTCGAGCAGATTCGCCAGTTGTCGGGCGACTTGAGTGGCGGCGTGGCCCAGGTTGAATCCACCGGGAAGCAGTTGGCGAACATCGCCGAGCTGGCCGTTGGCGTCGAGCAACAGGTCGGTGAAATCGCACGGGGCGCCCAGACCAATCAGGAACAATTGAGCAGCCTGTTCGTGGCCGTCGAGCAAATGCGCAGCGACCTTGCCGTCAGCGATGACCAGACCCGGCGCCTGGCGCAGTCGGCGTTGCAAATGGAAGAACAGGCGGAAACCATCAGCGAACGCCTGGCCCAGGTCGGCCTCGATGACTACCACCAGCGCATTTATGACCTTGCCCGGGAAGGCGCCGGCCAGATTGCCGCGAAGTTCGAGCAAGACATCGATCAGGGCCGGGTCAGCCTGACCGACCTGTTCGACCGCACCTATCAGCCCATCGCCAACACTTCGCCGGCCAAGTATCAGACGCGCTTCGACCGCTACACCGATCAGACGCTGCCGGCCATTCAAGAGCCGCTGCTGACCCGTCATGAAGGGCTGGTTTTTGCCATCGCTTGCACCCAGCAGGGTTACGTGCCGACCCACAATCAGGTGTTCAGCCGACCGTTGACGGGCGACACGGCGGTCGACGCGATAAACAACCGTACCAAACGCAAATTCGACGACCGCACCGGCATCCGCTGCGGCAGTCACCAGCAGCCGGTTCTGTTGCAGACCTACACCCGCGACACCGGCGAACTGATGCACGATCTTTCCGTGCCCATCATCGTCAAGGGCCGGCATTGGGGCGGGCTGCGGCTGGGCTATAGGCCGGAGAAAAGCTGA
- a CDS encoding TraR/DksA family transcriptional regulator — MTKEKLLAMPADDYMNAEQHAFFVDLLQAMKVEIHERIEQSRIAIESLDTPADPADAASVEEERHWLVNVIDRDQRMLPQLEMALSRIADDSFGWCEDSGEPIGLKRLLISPTTKYCIEAQERHEQIDRHQRQA, encoded by the coding sequence ATGACCAAGGAAAAGTTGCTGGCGATGCCGGCCGATGACTACATGAACGCCGAGCAGCACGCGTTCTTCGTCGACCTGTTGCAAGCCATGAAAGTCGAAATCCACGAGCGCATCGAGCAGAGCCGTATCGCGATCGAAAGCCTGGACACCCCGGCTGACCCAGCCGACGCCGCTTCCGTGGAAGAAGAGCGTCACTGGCTGGTGAACGTGATTGACCGTGACCAGCGCATGCTGCCTCAACTGGAAATGGCCTTGAGCCGCATCGCTGACGACAGCTTCGGCTGGTGCGAAGACAGCGGCGAGCCGATTGGCCTCAAGCGCCTGCTGATCAGCCCGACCACCAAGTACTGCATCGAAGCTCAGGAACGCCACGAGCAAATCGACCGCCACCAGCGTCAGGCGTGA
- a CDS encoding sugar ABC transporter ATP-binding protein, with the protein MFSSTTASASTHPPVSGAANEAEPSYLLEITNISKGFPGVVALDNVQLRMRPGSVLALMGENGAGKSTLMKIIAGIYQPDTGEIRLRGKPVVFQSPLAALQSGIAMIHQELNLMPHMSIAENIWIGREQLNGLHMVDHRAMHRCTEELLERLRINLDPEEMVGNLSIAERQMVEIAKAVSYDSDVLIMDEPTSAITETEVAHLFSIIADLRAQGKGIIYITHKMNEVFAIADEVAVFRDGAYIGLQRADSMNGDSLISMMVGRELTQLFPERDQPVGKLLLSVRDLALDGVFDGVSFDLHAGEVLGIAGLMGSGRTNVAETIFGITPSTRGEILLDGTPIRVSDPHFAIEKGFALLTEDRKLSGLFPCLSVLENMEMAVLRHYVGNGFVHQKALRVLCEDMCKKLRVKTPSLEQCIDTLSGGNQQKALLARWLMTNPRVLILDEPTRGIDVGAKAEIYRLISLLASEGMAVIMISSELPEVLGMSDRVMVMHEGEMMGTLDRAEATQERVMHLASGNPVH; encoded by the coding sequence ATGTTCTCTTCCACAACCGCTTCGGCTTCAACGCACCCGCCCGTCTCCGGGGCGGCGAACGAAGCCGAGCCCTCTTATCTGCTGGAAATCACCAACATCAGCAAGGGTTTCCCCGGGGTGGTAGCGCTGGACAATGTGCAACTGCGCATGCGGCCCGGCAGCGTCTTGGCGCTGATGGGCGAGAACGGCGCGGGCAAGTCCACGCTGATGAAGATCATCGCCGGCATCTACCAGCCCGACACCGGCGAAATCCGCCTGCGCGGCAAGCCGGTGGTGTTTCAGTCGCCGCTGGCGGCGCTGCAATCGGGCATTGCCATGATCCATCAGGAGCTCAACCTGATGCCGCACATGAGCATTGCCGAGAACATCTGGATCGGCCGCGAGCAGCTTAACGGCCTGCACATGGTCGATCACCGCGCGATGCATCGCTGCACGGAAGAATTGCTCGAACGCCTGCGCATCAACCTCGATCCGGAAGAAATGGTCGGCAACCTGAGCATCGCCGAGCGGCAGATGGTCGAGATCGCCAAGGCCGTTTCCTACGACTCCGACGTGCTGATCATGGACGAGCCGACGTCCGCCATCACCGAGACGGAGGTGGCCCACCTGTTTTCGATCATTGCCGACCTGCGCGCCCAGGGTAAGGGCATCATCTACATCACCCACAAGATGAACGAAGTGTTCGCCATTGCCGATGAAGTGGCGGTGTTCCGCGACGGCGCCTACATCGGCCTGCAGCGAGCCGACAGCATGAACGGCGACAGCCTGATTTCCATGATGGTCGGCCGTGAACTGACCCAGTTGTTTCCTGAACGCGACCAGCCCGTGGGCAAGCTACTGCTGTCGGTGCGCGACCTGGCGCTGGACGGTGTGTTCGACGGCGTGTCGTTTGATCTGCACGCGGGGGAGGTGCTTGGCATCGCCGGGCTGATGGGCTCGGGACGCACCAACGTCGCTGAAACGATCTTCGGCATCACCCCGAGCACGCGCGGGGAAATCCTCCTCGACGGCACGCCGATCCGTGTCAGCGACCCGCACTTTGCCATCGAGAAAGGCTTCGCGCTGCTCACCGAAGACCGCAAGCTCAGCGGCCTGTTTCCATGCCTGTCGGTGCTGGAAAACATGGAAATGGCCGTGCTGCGCCATTATGTGGGCAACGGCTTTGTCCATCAGAAAGCCCTGCGCGTGCTGTGCGAAGACATGTGCAAAAAGCTGCGGGTAAAGACGCCGTCCCTGGAGCAGTGCATCGATACGCTGTCCGGCGGCAATCAGCAGAAGGCGTTGCTGGCGCGCTGGCTGATGACCAACCCGCGGGTGCTGATTCTCGATGAGCCGACCCGTGGCATCGACGTCGGCGCCAAGGCCGAGATCTACCGGCTGATTTCCCTGCTCGCCAGCGAAGGCATGGCGGTGATCATGATTTCGTCCGAGCTGCCGGAAGTGCTGGGCATGAGCGACCGGGTCATGGTCATGCACGAAGGCGAAATGATGGGCACCCTCGACCGCGCCGAGGCCACTCAGGAACGGGTCATGCACCTGGCGTCCGGAAACCCTGTTCACTGA
- a CDS encoding sugar ABC transporter substrate-binding protein, whose translation MNTQVRFTSLALALMLSSGAALAADLKIGVSMSQFDDTYLTYMREDMDKKVKAMGGVDLQFVDGRNDVNKQLDQVQELIGKKVDALIVNPVDTEATVKITKAATDAGIPLVYVNRRPDDPKLPAGVASVTSDDKEAGRMQMEYLAKKMDGKGNVVILLGELANNSTRDRTAGVKEVLKNYPNIKVTHEQTGAWQRQKGMDVTNDWLTQGRDFKAVISNNDEMAIGAAMALKQAGKKGEVFVAGVDGTPDGLSAVKKGDLSVSVFQDAKGQGEGAIDAAVKLAKKETLPEQAIVIPFKLITPDNVNTFK comes from the coding sequence ATGAATACCCAAGTCCGTTTTACCTCACTCGCCCTGGCCCTGATGCTGAGCAGCGGCGCCGCCCTGGCCGCCGACCTGAAGATCGGCGTGTCCATGTCGCAGTTCGATGACACCTACCTGACCTACATGCGCGAGGACATGGACAAGAAAGTCAAAGCCATGGGCGGCGTCGATCTGCAGTTCGTCGATGGCCGCAATGACGTGAACAAACAGCTCGATCAGGTGCAGGAGCTGATTGGCAAGAAGGTCGACGCACTGATCGTCAACCCCGTCGACACCGAAGCCACCGTAAAAATCACCAAGGCCGCCACAGATGCCGGCATTCCGCTGGTCTACGTCAACCGCCGGCCGGACGATCCGAAGCTGCCCGCAGGCGTCGCCTCTGTGACCTCCGACGACAAAGAAGCCGGTCGCATGCAGATGGAGTATCTGGCCAAGAAAATGGACGGCAAAGGCAACGTCGTCATCTTGCTCGGTGAGCTGGCGAACAATTCGACACGCGACCGCACTGCAGGGGTCAAGGAAGTCCTGAAAAACTACCCCAATATCAAGGTGACCCACGAGCAGACCGGCGCCTGGCAGCGGCAGAAAGGCATGGACGTCACCAATGACTGGCTGACCCAGGGCCGCGACTTCAAGGCGGTCATCTCCAACAACGACGAAATGGCCATCGGCGCCGCCATGGCCCTCAAGCAGGCCGGTAAAAAGGGTGAGGTGTTCGTCGCCGGTGTCGATGGCACGCCCGACGGCCTGAGCGCCGTCAAGAAAGGCGACCTCTCCGTCTCGGTGTTCCAGGATGCCAAGGGGCAGGGCGAGGGTGCAATTGATGCTGCCGTGAAACTGGCGAAGAAGGAAACGCTGCCCGAACAGGCCATCGTGATTCCTTTCAAGCTGATCACGCCGGACAACGTCAACACCTTCAAATAA
- a CDS encoding K+/H+ antiporter subunit F — protein sequence MSALLTNAILFTLSVFTLAMVLTLIRLFQGPSAQDRVLALDYLYILAMLMMLVLGIRYASDTYFEAALLIALFGFVGSFALAKFLLRGEVIE from the coding sequence ATGAGCGCCCTGCTCACCAACGCGATTCTGTTTACGTTGTCGGTGTTCACCCTTGCCATGGTCCTGACCCTGATTCGCCTGTTCCAAGGCCCGTCGGCGCAGGACCGGGTACTGGCGCTGGACTACCTGTACATCCTGGCGATGCTGATGATGCTGGTGCTGGGCATTCGTTACGCCAGTGACACCTACTTCGAGGCCGCGCTGCTGATCGCGCTGTTCGGCTTCGTCGGCTCATTCGCGCTGGCCAAATTTCTGTTGCGCGGCGAGGTGATCGAATGA
- a CDS encoding Na+/H+ antiporter subunit G — protein MNSLQVLPFWVEVLTAALLVLSSLFGLIGALGLLRLKDFFQRMHPPALASTLGAWCVALASIIYFSALKDGPVLHAWLIPILLAITVPVTTLLLARTGLFRKRMAGDDVPPEVSDGRQQGH, from the coding sequence ATGAATTCGTTGCAGGTTCTGCCGTTCTGGGTCGAAGTGCTGACCGCCGCCCTGCTGGTGCTCAGCAGTCTGTTCGGCCTGATCGGCGCGTTGGGTCTGTTGCGCCTGAAGGACTTTTTCCAGCGCATGCACCCGCCCGCGCTGGCCTCGACCCTCGGCGCATGGTGCGTGGCGCTGGCGTCGATCATCTACTTCTCGGCACTGAAGGACGGGCCCGTGTTGCATGCCTGGCTGATCCCGATCCTGCTCGCAATCACCGTCCCCGTGACCACTTTGCTGCTGGCGCGCACCGGGCTGTTCCGCAAGCGCATGGCCGGTGACGACGTGCCACCCGAGGTCAGCGACGGCAGACAGCAGGGGCATTGA
- a CDS encoding Na+/H+ antiporter subunit C yields MEEVIAIAIGVLAASGVWLILRPRTFQVVMGLCLLSYGVNLFIFSMGSLFIGKEPIIKDGVPQDLLNYTDPLPQALVLTAIVISFAMTALFLVVLLASRGLTGNDHVDGRELGE; encoded by the coding sequence ATGGAAGAAGTCATCGCCATTGCCATCGGCGTGCTCGCCGCCTCCGGCGTCTGGCTGATCCTGCGTCCACGGACCTTTCAGGTCGTCATGGGCCTGTGCCTGCTGTCCTATGGCGTCAATCTGTTCATCTTCAGCATGGGCAGCCTGTTCATCGGCAAGGAGCCGATCATCAAGGACGGCGTGCCCCAGGACCTGCTCAACTACACCGACCCCCTGCCCCAGGCGCTGGTGCTGACGGCCATCGTCATCAGCTTCGCCATGACCGCGCTGTTTCTGGTGGTGCTGCTGGCGTCGCGCGGCCTGACCGGCAACGACCACGTCGACGGCCGGGAGCTGGGTGAATGA
- a CDS encoding ABC transporter permease has protein sequence MNAMLENKPALAPRKHKRRLPTELSIFLVLIGIGLIFELFGWIVRDQSFLMNSQRLVLMILQVSIIGLLAIGVTQVIITTGIDLSSGSVLALSAMIAASLAQSSDYTRAVFPSLTDLPVWAPVIAGLGVGLLAGAINGSIIAITGIPPFIATLGMMVSARGLARYYTGGQPVSMLNDSYTAIGQGAMPVIIFLVVAVIFHIALRYTKYGKYTYAIGGNMQAARTSGINVKRHLIIVYSIAGLLAGLAGVVASARAATGQAGMGVSYELDAIAAAVIGGTSLAGGVGRITGTVIGALILGVMASGFTFVGVDAYVQDIIKGLIIVVAVVIDQYRNKRKLKR, from the coding sequence ATGAACGCGATGCTGGAAAACAAACCTGCGCTGGCGCCCCGCAAGCACAAGCGCCGGCTGCCCACCGAACTGAGCATTTTCCTGGTGCTGATCGGCATTGGCCTGATTTTCGAGCTGTTCGGCTGGATCGTCCGCGATCAGAGCTTTCTGATGAATTCCCAGCGGCTGGTGCTGATGATTTTGCAGGTGTCGATCATCGGCCTGCTGGCGATCGGCGTGACCCAAGTCATCATCACCACCGGCATCGACTTGTCGTCAGGCTCGGTGCTGGCGCTGTCAGCGATGATTGCTGCCAGCCTGGCGCAGTCGTCGGACTACACCCGCGCGGTGTTTCCGTCGCTGACCGATCTGCCAGTGTGGGCGCCGGTGATCGCGGGGCTCGGGGTGGGGCTGCTTGCTGGTGCGATCAACGGCAGCATCATCGCCATCACCGGCATCCCGCCATTCATTGCCACACTGGGGATGATGGTCTCGGCGCGGGGCCTGGCCCGCTACTACACGGGTGGTCAGCCGGTGAGCATGCTGAATGATTCCTACACGGCGATCGGCCAGGGCGCCATGCCTGTCATCATCTTTCTGGTGGTGGCGGTGATTTTTCACATCGCCCTGCGTTACACCAAGTACGGCAAATACACCTACGCCATCGGCGGCAACATGCAGGCGGCGCGCACCTCGGGGATCAACGTCAAGCGTCACCTGATCATTGTCTACAGCATCGCCGGTCTGTTGGCAGGGCTGGCCGGGGTAGTGGCGTCGGCGCGGGCAGCCACCGGGCAGGCCGGCATGGGCGTTTCCTACGAACTGGACGCCATTGCCGCTGCGGTCATCGGCGGCACGAGTCTGGCCGGGGGCGTCGGGCGGATCACCGGCACGGTCATCGGCGCCTTGATTCTCGGTGTCATGGCCAGCGGCTTCACCTTCGTCGGCGTCGATGCCTACGTCCAGGACATCATCAAGGGCCTGATCATCGTCGTCGCCGTGGTCATCGATCAGTACCGCAACAAGCGCAAGCTCAAGCGCTAA
- a CDS encoding T6SS phospholipase effector Tle1-like catalytic domain-containing protein encodes MNQMTKISNTHVASDSRTDAPQVTVRLGVFFDGTGNNRVNSQIGADCQAMAEVNGGVHTKECGGRHTDPGSSYSNSLTNIARLAGLYARQRKAIINADGAYVYGAVYVSGVGTTSGGRDSRLSGQGFGRGTTGVVAKVSWGIKKLADELHMFESDNPGCVIGALELDVFGFSRGAASARHLANEVLKKSRGALDPVLDPRKLPLSDSFSWASGSVRLKVIGLFDTVAAVGGISDLGSVRDAVNKRVNLFLPPGCAQQVLHLVAGDEHRRNFVLNSVKPDWPREIVLPGSHSDIGGGYQPQEVEKVSLFRPRRSLVSVNTPYDATDAWQQAHAELSTLDAQRLLDPADESASLGVECFERFGSTSRGVKTVVATVTLERRVYNHLALVYLRVMHALASEEGVPFVPIKDSAEISLPPELRPIAAKLLSHAKGEGGALSDAERTLLYRRYIHRSAHWNNARRDALVDGLFVHAPALEGRQMFTNMGQPGYPQ; translated from the coding sequence ATGAATCAAATGACAAAAATATCCAATACCCACGTAGCAAGCGATTCCCGCACCGACGCGCCCCAAGTCACCGTTCGCCTCGGCGTGTTCTTCGACGGGACCGGTAATAATCGGGTCAATAGCCAGATAGGCGCCGACTGCCAAGCCATGGCGGAAGTGAATGGCGGCGTGCATACAAAAGAGTGCGGGGGGCGACACACTGACCCTGGCAGCAGTTACAGCAACAGCCTCACCAATATCGCGAGACTGGCCGGCTTATATGCACGCCAACGCAAGGCGATCATTAACGCCGATGGCGCTTATGTGTACGGCGCGGTGTATGTCAGTGGTGTTGGTACTACCTCTGGCGGGCGCGATTCCCGCCTGTCGGGTCAGGGCTTTGGGCGCGGTACTACCGGCGTGGTGGCGAAAGTGTCGTGGGGCATCAAAAAACTTGCCGACGAACTCCACATGTTTGAGAGCGATAACCCGGGTTGTGTCATCGGGGCGCTGGAACTGGACGTGTTTGGCTTCAGTCGGGGTGCGGCGTCGGCCCGGCATCTGGCCAACGAAGTGCTGAAAAAATCCCGGGGCGCGCTGGACCCGGTCCTCGATCCCCGCAAGCTGCCGCTGTCGGACAGCTTTTCATGGGCCAGCGGCAGCGTGCGGCTGAAGGTCATTGGGCTGTTCGATACGGTGGCCGCCGTGGGCGGGATTTCCGACCTGGGTAGCGTTCGCGATGCCGTCAATAAACGGGTCAATCTGTTTCTGCCGCCAGGGTGTGCGCAGCAGGTGCTGCACCTGGTCGCCGGCGACGAGCATCGGCGCAACTTTGTGCTTAACAGCGTCAAGCCCGACTGGCCCCGGGAAATCGTGCTCCCCGGCAGCCATTCGGACATCGGCGGCGGCTACCAGCCCCAGGAAGTGGAGAAAGTGTCGTTGTTCCGGCCTCGCCGCAGTCTGGTCAGCGTCAACACGCCGTACGACGCCACAGATGCCTGGCAGCAGGCCCACGCCGAGCTGTCAACGCTCGATGCACAACGCTTGCTCGACCCTGCGGATGAAAGCGCCTCGCTGGGGGTGGAGTGTTTCGAGCGGTTCGGCAGCACCTCACGAGGCGTCAAGACAGTCGTCGCGACAGTGACGCTGGAACGCCGTGTCTACAACCATCTTGCGCTGGTTTATCTGCGGGTGATGCACGCGCTGGCGAGCGAAGAGGGCGTGCCGTTCGTGCCCATCAAGGACTCCGCGGAAATAAGCCTGCCACCGGAGTTGCGTCCCATTGCCGCCAAGCTGCTGAGTCACGCTAAAGGTGAGGGCGGTGCGTTGAGTGATGCCGAGCGAACCCTGTTGTACCGGCGCTACATCCATCGCTCGGCCCACTGGAACAATGCCCGACGCGACGCGCTGGTGGACGGGTTGTTCGTGCATGCCCCTGCGCTCGAAGGGCGGCAGATGTTTACCAATATGGGTCAGCCCGGTTATCCACAGTGA